One genomic segment of Protaetiibacter intestinalis includes these proteins:
- a CDS encoding nucleoside/nucleotide kinase family protein, whose product MTAVDAEVDPAPLVELLEVGPQPWVLLIDGRSGAGKTVLARSLAAATGAALVSLDEVYPGWDGLAAGADAVPGIIRDGRWRRWDWARDVPADAVSVDRSGSLIVEGCGAITRASRALADHAWWVERDAPARKRRALDRDGDAFAPHWCRWAAQEVQLDAREGSRALADLELSPGARSS is encoded by the coding sequence ATGACCGCCGTCGACGCCGAGGTCGACCCGGCGCCGCTCGTCGAGCTGCTCGAGGTGGGGCCGCAGCCGTGGGTGCTGCTCATCGACGGCCGTTCGGGGGCGGGCAAGACCGTGCTCGCCCGCAGCCTCGCGGCCGCCACCGGCGCCGCCCTCGTCTCGCTCGACGAGGTCTACCCCGGCTGGGACGGCCTCGCGGCGGGCGCGGATGCCGTGCCCGGCATCATCCGCGACGGCCGCTGGCGCCGCTGGGACTGGGCCCGCGACGTTCCCGCGGATGCCGTATCCGTCGACCGCAGCGGCTCGCTCATCGTGGAGGGCTGTGGCGCGATCACCCGCGCCTCGCGTGCGCTCGCGGACCACGCGTGGTGGGTGGAGCGGGACGCGCCCGCCCGGAAGCGGCGCGCCCTCGACCGGGACGGCGATGCCTTCGCCCCGCACTGGTGCCGCTGGGCGGCACAGGAGGTGCAGCTCGACGCGCGCGAGGGTTCGCGTGCGCTCGCCGACCTCGAACTCAGTCCCGGTGCCAGGTCGTCGTGA
- a CDS encoding energy-coupling factor transporter transmembrane component T family protein, protein MTALLAPVRGDRLVHCINPVAKIAASAAIGVALLVTIDWVSGAVALALLLPLVPFAGVPWRALTVRMLPLLIASPLTALTLALYGAPSGHVYGSFLLATVSEGSLQLAAAAALRVLAIGLPAVLLVATVDPTDLADGLVQTWRLPARFVLGALAAFRLVGLIVDDWRALVLARRARGVGDAGGRLGRIRFLGSVAFALLVLALRRGGSLATAMEARGFGGDTPRSAARTASFGRAEWVLVGIGVLIGLVALGVSIAVGAFNPVLGPRG, encoded by the coding sequence GTGACGGCGCTGCTCGCTCCCGTGCGGGGGGATCGCCTCGTGCACTGCATCAACCCGGTCGCGAAGATCGCGGCCTCCGCGGCGATCGGCGTGGCCCTGCTCGTCACGATCGACTGGGTCTCGGGGGCCGTCGCGCTCGCGCTGCTGCTGCCGCTCGTGCCGTTCGCGGGCGTGCCGTGGCGCGCCCTCACGGTGCGGATGCTGCCGCTGCTGATCGCCTCCCCCCTCACCGCCCTCACCCTCGCGCTCTACGGGGCGCCGTCGGGCCACGTCTACGGCAGCTTCCTGCTCGCGACCGTGAGCGAGGGCTCGCTGCAGCTCGCCGCCGCGGCCGCGCTGCGCGTGCTCGCGATCGGCCTGCCCGCCGTGCTGCTCGTCGCCACCGTCGACCCCACCGACCTCGCCGACGGCCTCGTGCAGACCTGGCGTCTGCCCGCGCGCTTCGTGCTCGGTGCGCTCGCGGCGTTCCGCCTCGTCGGGCTCATCGTCGACGACTGGCGTGCCCTCGTGCTCGCCCGCCGCGCGCGCGGCGTGGGGGATGCGGGCGGCCGGCTCGGCCGCATCCGCTTCCTCGGCTCGGTGGCGTTCGCGCTGCTCGTGCTCGCCCTGCGCCGCGGCGGGTCGCTCGCGACCGCGATGGAGGCGCGCGGCTTCGGCGGCGACACCCCGCGCAGCGCCGCCCGCACCGCGAGCTTCGGGCGCGCCGAGTGGGTGCTCGTCGGCATCGGGGTGCTCATCGGGCTCGTGGCGCTCGGCGTCTCGATCGCGGTCGGCGCCTTCAACCCCGTCCTCGGGCCGCGCGGATGA